A genomic segment from Leptolyngbyaceae cyanobacterium encodes:
- a CDS encoding response regulator, with amino-acid sequence MNSASVVSMTTKTILVIEDERNVRDIVQFCLEDLAGWNVLAVSSALEGLQRAALARPDAILLDISMPEMDGFMFLEVLRNNSQTQAIPVVLVSAKARWLDPQILQKYQVAGAIAKPFDVIGFPSQLAKLLGWNFIPLS; translated from the coding sequence ATGAACAGTGCATCCGTGGTATCTATGACCACAAAAACTATATTAGTAATTGAAGATGAACGTAACGTGCGAGATATTGTCCAATTCTGTCTGGAAGATTTAGCTGGCTGGAATGTCTTAGCTGTGAGTTCTGCGTTAGAAGGATTGCAAAGAGCAGCACTCGCTCGTCCCGATGCGATATTACTCGATATCTCAATGCCCGAAATGGATGGTTTTATGTTTCTAGAAGTATTGAGAAACAACTCACAAACTCAAGCTATTCCCGTGGTATTAGTGAGTGCGAAAGCTCGGTGGCTAGACCCTCAAATTCTGCAAAAATATCAAGTAGCGGGTGCGATCGCTAAACCATTCGATGTCATTGGATTTCCTAGCCAACTGGCTAAACTTTTGGGGTGGAATTTCATCCCTCTATCTTAA